A single region of the Phalacrocorax carbo chromosome 4, bPhaCar2.1, whole genome shotgun sequence genome encodes:
- the SMIM20 gene encoding small integral membrane protein 20 isoform X2, whose translation MAGLPRTLGIFGGFVVVVGAAFYPIYFRPLLLPEEYIIGPHVVKSTGELSSAANRIQLQLKEVTIRGLEHLSCEQMLRELGLVRLEKRSLCGDLKRKNSQ comes from the exons ATGGCGGGGCTGCCCCGCACGCTCGGCATCTTCGGTGGCTTCGTGGTCGTGGTGGGGGCGGCTTTTTACCCCATCTATTTCCGGCCGCTCCTGCTGCCGGAGGAGTACA TTATCGGCCCGCACGTGGTTAAGAGCACCGGCGAGTTGTCCTCTGCAGCGAATAGGATTCAGCTGCAGTTAAAAGAAGTTAcgatccgagggctggagcacctctcctgtgagcaaatgctgagagagttggggttggtcaggctggagaagagaagtctcTGCGGAGACCTTAAG AGAAAGAACAGTCAGTAA
- the SMIM20 gene encoding small integral membrane protein 20 isoform X3 — translation MAGLPRTLGIFGGFVVVVGAAFYPIYFRPLLLPEEYKKEQSVNRAGIVQEDIQPAGLKVWSDPFGRK, via the exons ATGGCGGGGCTGCCCCGCACGCTCGGCATCTTCGGTGGCTTCGTGGTCGTGGTGGGGGCGGCTTTTTACCCCATCTATTTCCGGCCGCTCCTGCTGCCGGAGGAGTACA AGAAAGAACAGTCAGTAAACCGAGCTGGTATTGTTCAAGAGGATATTCAGCCTGCAG GGTTAAAAGTATGGTCTGATCCATTTGGAAGAAAGTAA
- the SMIM20 gene encoding small integral membrane protein 20 isoform X1: MAGLPRTLGIFGGFVVVVGAAFYPIYFRPLLLPEEYILFVRVIGPHVVKSTGELSSAANRIQLQLKEVTIRGLEHLSCEQMLRELGLVRLEKRSLCGDLKRKNSQ, translated from the exons ATGGCGGGGCTGCCCCGCACGCTCGGCATCTTCGGTGGCTTCGTGGTCGTGGTGGGGGCGGCTTTTTACCCCATCTATTTCCGGCCGCTCCTGCTGCCGGAGGAGTACA TACTCTTTGTTCGAGTTATCGGCCCGCACGTGGTTAAGAGCACCGGCGAGTTGTCCTCTGCAGCGAATAGGATTCAGCTGCAGTTAAAAGAAGTTAcgatccgagggctggagcacctctcctgtgagcaaatgctgagagagttggggttggtcaggctggagaagagaagtctcTGCGGAGACCTTAAG AGAAAGAACAGTCAGTAA